The genomic DNA GCACCAATCTCTGTTAACCCTAGACCAGAGGCCTTcgactcttaccctacgaggtctggagcctgctggttttccgTTCAACCTGCTAATTAATTGTACCCACCTGTTGGCCGAGGTCTAAATCAGTTCCCGACTAGAGTGCAAAAATGCAAAAATgtagtggaactggcttcgaggttcAGAATTTAGCTTCAGGgacctagacactgtcgtgcgtaAAAATCCCAGGAGGCCAGCAGTTTTTGAGAACTGGCACCGAAAATCATGCAATGCTCAAAATCGCTTAGGtgactcgttttgcccattctaacgttcaatagtacagtaactgaatgcctgttttatatagcaagccaaGACCACTTTCTGTCGGAGCTAACTATTTTCGTGAATGgttgtgtacctaataaactggccactgagtgtatattgCGTAGAACAGACATGTCTCTCTTGACATGTTAAGTAAGTATGGTCCCGTTCCGTGCCTGCATGGCATTTATATCTGCAATACTGAGCTGGCCTGACAAGATtccttactgtactgtacatgtcagAGGCATATCTGCCCGAATATATTTCTAGCGGAATGTTGTCATTGTGGATTGTGCCTTACTGATTGATCACCGCCCAGGTGTTGACACTTTCTCCTTGCACAAACAACAGCCTTGAAAGGTATCGCTTTCTCCATGCACAAACAAAGCCAATCAAACCACCTTAGTTTAACGACAACAGAAATTTACCTGCACCTGGTTATACATTTCCCTCAAAATATGTGCTCTCAGTGGAATGAATGATGAGTTGATCGATTGTGAagctgtttagctagctagctaaattgctatTTTAGATATTAGTTGTCAGCAGCTAAATTGTCATTGCAGTTAGTGAATTGAACTTAATTAATTTGGCTACATCTTTATTTCTTTCCTATCTCTAAACCATATGAAATCATCGCCATCATATCTAAACCTTGCAGGTTGCAATTGTTCTAGTTGCGTTTTTAAAATACTTTGATTGACTGAAGGGACATGAACGGGTTAAAATTCCCATTCAAGAAGAACGGTTCAGCACGAGACGCCCCTGTGTGCATATCGTGGGCTTGCGCAGTCTGGTttaaacagtacacacacagttgTTGCTTTTTCTTCAGAGCCATTTTTTTCTGCACAAAAAATGTTTGGAGAAACGTTTAAAAATTTTACAATACATTTCAACGCCAATAACCCGAGAGTGACTTTCTCGAGTGGTGACTTTATGGCAGGTCAGATTTCCTTTGATCTTTCGAAAGAAACAAAGCTCAGTTCTATAACATTAACATTAAATGGAAAAGCAAAGGTACAGTGGACAACacaaggaggaggtggtggaagaAGAGGACGACGCAGAAGGCAACGACGAGTCCACTCGGCAAGGCTGGAATTCTTCAACTTCTCTCAAATCGTAATGCAAGAAAATAACGGTAGTTATGTTATTACTTAGCTAGCTACACAGTTACTTATTTACAAAGATGCATCATAATCTGAATTCTGATACACCGGTGTAtttaaaaaggtgtgtgtgtgcgtctgtgtatcACATTGGAGTTATCATAGCTAGCTAGTCAGctagctgttgtgttgtgtttaaaTGAACTGTTTTGTTTTCAATCTTCAGCGGTCCCTAACACCACACTTCAACCAGGAACACATGTGTACCCATTCACATGCCAAATCCCACAAGGGTGTGTATGAAGTCttattactgtgtgtgtatgttttattCACTGTTGTATATTCAAGGTCTGACCATTATTGTTAAACTTATTTGCATTCATTCAGAAACTTCCCCTCCTCTTTCCATGGGGTGCATGGCAGTATAATTTACTCAATGAAGGTGGAGATACACAGGCCATGGCATCTAGCCAAGGAGTTTGTGACTGAGTTCAACTTTGCCAGCCACATAGATGCCAACCAACCACATCTTCTGGTAAGGGCATGTCCTCCCATTGTCTATCTGAACCTACCTGGGCATTACGCCAACCTTGAATAATCAATGAGTTAAATGTCATCCTATTATAATTGCCTTATGTAGGTTATCCACCTGATTCCCTTTTGATATAGGCCTATGACATATTAGTTGAAGTTGAGTTGAAGAAAGAATTTCAGCATTTGTCACAGCCATACAGAGTATAGTATACTatactgaagataggaaacactgtcaccactgataaatccaccataattgagaatttcaataagcatttttctacggcttgccatgctttccacctggctacttctaccccggtcaacagcactgcaccccccacagcaactcacccaagccttccccatttctacttctctgttgccaatgactggaacgaactacaaaaatctctggaaacacttatctccctcactagctttaagcaccaactgtcagagcagctcacagattactgcacctgtacatagcccacctataatttagcccaaacaactacctctttccctactgtatttaatg from Oncorhynchus clarkii lewisi isolate Uvic-CL-2024 chromosome 30, UVic_Ocla_1.0, whole genome shotgun sequence includes the following:
- the LOC139389607 gene encoding arrestin domain-containing protein 3-like — its product is MFGETFKNFTIHFNANNPRVTFSSGDFMAGQISFDLSKETKLSSITLTLNGKAKVQWTTQGGGGGRRGRRRRQRRVHSARLEFFNFSQIVMQENNAVPNTTLQPGTHVYPFTCQIPQGNFPSSFHGVHGSIIYSMKVEIHRPWHLAKEFVTEFNFASHIDANQPHLLAPLAGSNTKTLCCLWCASGPISMTVCTERKGFVPGEMVKIICELSNGSSRTVTPHATLIQKQMFYTHNKCNRRLQMKNLASVDGQPVNPSSSEVYSDMMLPIPPNTTLTISNCPILEVDYTVDVSLRIRGSTDLKVLFPIVLCNIPVYAPQPPPPYQ